Proteins encoded in a region of the Clostridium butyricum genome:
- a CDS encoding transposase-like zinc-binding domain-containing protein: protein MIKTDYDLKKFEKYKKLMLKEKIYDKHNIKEYESCPYCGCKHFIKYGKYQGIQRYKCKNDKCSKTFSNTTFSVWKYLKYEPEKWIEFIELMCEGMTLECSARVLKITTTTAFYWRHKILHAVENHYKPESFRKCVSVMDYYVTKCSKGSRNKHYTYEEKIENKTAKIYGYMPRDVEILISAEDGEIPLINVKEKNETLKDTFKHNVLDNTEMGCYVHLEHINRKTIEECTIKHNRNLHKDIKRKYGFKVHINWVGIRHITDDFRVCKSMKNFIGGLNSWLWRFKGIATKYIGHYYSFYSLINSEENFDYMKIFFDILKNGSYASADEIINIHIENY from the coding sequence GTGATAAAGACTGATTATGATTTGAAAAAATTTGAAAAGTATAAAAAATTAATGCTTAAAGAAAAAATTTATGATAAACATAATATAAAGGAATATGAGAGCTGCCCATATTGTGGCTGTAAACACTTCATTAAATATGGAAAGTACCAAGGTATACAGAGATATAAGTGCAAAAATGATAAATGTAGTAAAACATTTTCAAATACAACATTTTCCGTATGGAAATACTTAAAATATGAACCAGAAAAATGGATTGAATTTATTGAGTTAATGTGTGAGGGGATGACTCTTGAATGCAGTGCTAGAGTTTTAAAAATTACAACAACAACAGCATTTTACTGGAGACATAAGATTTTACATGCAGTTGAAAATCATTATAAACCAGAATCCTTTAGAAAGTGTGTATCAGTGATGGACTATTATGTAACAAAATGTTCTAAAGGAAGTAGAAACAAACATTATACATATGAAGAGAAGATTGAGAATAAAACTGCCAAAATATATGGATACATGCCTCGTGATGTTGAAATATTAATATCTGCAGAGGATGGTGAAATACCACTTATTAATGTGAAAGAGAAAAATGAAACATTGAAAGATACTTTTAAACATAATGTATTAGATAACACTGAAATGGGATGTTATGTGCATTTGGAACATATTAATAGGAAGACAATTGAAGAATGTACTATAAAACACAATAGAAATTTACATAAGGATATAAAGAGAAAGTATGGATTTAAAGTACATATAAATTGGGTTGGAATACGTCATATAACAGATGATTTTAGGGTATGTAAAAGTATGAAAAATTTTATAGGTGGTTTAAATTCTTGGCTTTGGAGATTTAAAGGAATTGCTACAAAATATATTGGACATTATTATAGTTTTTATTCTTTAATAAATTCTGAAGAAAACTTTGATTATATGAAAATCTTTTTCGATATATTAAAAAATGGTTCATATGCTTCAGCTGATGAAATAATAAATATTCATATAGAGAACTATTAA
- a CDS encoding acyl-CoA dehydrogenase, with translation MNFKQDENHTQLQEMYREFAENEVKPIAKEIDETMRFPEENVAKMAEMGLLGIPFPEEYGGAGMDTLSYIQCVEELSKCCGTTGVIVSAHTSLCATPIYTYGTEEQKNKYLKPLASGEKLGAFALTEPVAGTDASMQKTTAVLEGDHYVLNGSKIFITNAGYADTYIVFAMTDKSKGTKGISAFIIEKDFPGFSVGSHELKMGIRASSTCELFFDNCIVPKENLLGEEGRGFNIAMATLDGGRIGIAAQALGIAEGAIDETVKYVKERVQFGRPISKFQNTQFELAKMRANTEAAKLLVYQAACAKDDHERFTHLAAMAKLVSANNASDVTRRCLQLFGGYGYTSDYPIERMMRDAKITEIYEGTSEVQMMVISGWMGVK, from the coding sequence ATGAATTTTAAACAAGATGAAAATCATACACAATTACAGGAGATGTATCGTGAGTTTGCAGAAAATGAAGTAAAGCCAATAGCAAAAGAAATTGATGAGACAATGAGATTTCCAGAAGAAAATGTAGCTAAAATGGCTGAAATGGGATTACTTGGAATTCCATTTCCTGAAGAATATGGTGGAGCTGGTATGGATACATTGAGTTATATTCAATGCGTAGAAGAACTTTCTAAATGTTGTGGAACAACAGGAGTTATCGTTTCTGCACACACAAGTCTTTGCGCAACACCAATTTACACATATGGTACAGAAGAGCAGAAAAATAAATATCTAAAACCACTTGCCTCAGGAGAAAAATTAGGTGCATTTGCACTAACAGAACCAGTTGCTGGAACTGATGCTTCAATGCAAAAGACAACAGCAGTACTTGAAGGAGATCATTATGTATTAAACGGTAGTAAGATATTTATTACTAATGCTGGATATGCAGATACTTATATTGTTTTTGCTATGACCGATAAGAGTAAGGGAACAAAGGGAATTTCAGCTTTCATAATTGAAAAAGATTTCCCAGGTTTTTCAGTTGGAAGTCATGAATTAAAGATGGGAATACGTGCATCATCTACATGTGAATTATTCTTTGATAATTGCATAGTTCCAAAGGAAAATTTATTAGGAGAAGAAGGTAGAGGATTCAATATTGCAATGGCAACCCTTGATGGAGGACGTATAGGTATTGCAGCACAGGCTCTTGGAATTGCAGAAGGAGCAATAGATGAAACTGTAAAATATGTTAAAGAACGTGTTCAGTTTGGTCGTCCTATATCAAAATTCCAGAATACTCAGTTTGAACTTGCAAAGATGCGTGCAAATACAGAAGCAGCAAAACTTTTAGTATACCAAGCAGCATGTGCAAAAGATGATCATGAAAGATTCACACATTTAGCTGCAATGGCAAAACTTGTTTCTGCAAATAATGCTAGTGATGTAACAAGACGTTGTTTACAATTATTTGGTGGTTATGGATATACAAGTGATTATCCAATTGAAAGAATGATGCGTGATGCTAAAATAACAGAAATCTATGAAGGAACATCAGAAGTGCAGATGATGGTTATTTCAGGATGGATGGGTGTTAAATAG
- a CDS encoding FAD-binding oxidoreductase, whose protein sequence is MAQYNILTEDLILKLKEAAPGHILSGDDINEDYSHDEMPIYGKCAPQVVFMAHSTEEVSKVVKICNENKIPVTPRGAGTGLVGGAVPVLGGVLIDITKMNKILSYDLENFVVNVEAGVLLNDLAEDCAKQGLLYAPDPGEKLACLGGNVSTNAGGMRAVKYGATRDYVRSMTVVLPTGEITKFGATVSKTSSGYSLLNLMIGSEGTLGIITELTLKVMPAPKMVASLIIPFENLDDCISTVPKFKMAHMNPQALEFMEREIVLSSERYIGKSVFPQVVDGTTANAYLLVTLDASSEDELNTLIEETSEMVLEEGAIDVLVADTPAKMKDAWAARSSFLEAIMAETKLLDECDVVVPVNKISSYLSLVNKTAEDCGITIKSFGHAGDGNLHIYQCSNDLEEEEFKTRVDKFFKIIYKEATQCGGLVSGEHGIGSGKMNYLAESVGDINMNLMKGIKKVFDPNLIMNPGKVCCSLDDNK, encoded by the coding sequence ATGGCTCAGTACAACATATTAACAGAAGATTTAATATTAAAATTAAAGGAGGCAGCTCCGGGGCATATTTTAAGTGGAGATGATATAAATGAAGATTATTCTCATGATGAAATGCCTATTTACGGTAAATGTGCTCCTCAGGTAGTATTTATGGCACATTCCACAGAAGAGGTAAGCAAAGTAGTTAAGATATGTAATGAAAATAAAATACCAGTGACTCCAAGGGGTGCAGGAACAGGACTTGTAGGTGGTGCAGTTCCAGTTTTAGGTGGAGTTTTAATAGATATAACAAAGATGAATAAAATATTATCTTATGATTTAGAAAATTTTGTTGTAAATGTGGAAGCGGGTGTCTTATTAAATGATCTTGCTGAGGATTGTGCAAAACAGGGATTATTATATGCTCCAGATCCAGGTGAGAAGTTAGCATGTTTAGGTGGAAACGTTTCAACAAATGCTGGAGGAATGAGAGCTGTTAAATATGGTGCAACACGAGATTATGTACGTTCAATGACAGTTGTACTTCCAACAGGAGAAATTACTAAATTTGGAGCAACAGTATCTAAGACAAGTTCAGGATATAGTCTTTTAAATTTGATGATTGGATCAGAAGGTACACTTGGTATAATTACAGAACTTACATTGAAGGTTATGCCAGCACCAAAGATGGTTGCAAGTCTTATTATTCCTTTTGAAAACTTAGATGACTGTATTTCTACTGTTCCTAAATTTAAAATGGCACATATGAATCCACAAGCATTAGAATTTATGGAAAGAGAAATTGTTCTTTCTAGTGAAAGATATATTGGAAAGAGTGTTTTCCCACAGGTTGTAGATGGAACAACAGCAAATGCTTATTTACTTGTTACTTTAGATGCATCAAGTGAAGATGAATTAAATACACTTATTGAAGAAACAAGTGAAATGGTATTAGAGGAAGGTGCAATTGATGTTCTTGTAGCAGATACACCAGCAAAGATGAAGGATGCATGGGCTGCACGTTCAAGCTTCTTGGAGGCAATTATGGCAGAAACAAAATTATTGGATGAATGTGATGTGGTAGTTCCAGTAAATAAGATTTCTTCTTATCTTTCATTAGTAAATAAAACAGCTGAAGACTGTGGAATTACAATTAAGAGTTTTGGACATGCTGGAGATGGAAATCTTCACATATATCAATGTAGTAATGATCTAGAAGAAGAAGAATTTAAGACAAGAGTAGATAAATTCTTTAAGATTATTTATAAAGAAGCGACACAATGTGGAGGTCTTGTTTCTGGAGAACATGGAATAGGCAGCGGAAAGATGAATTATTTAGCAGAGAGTGTTGGAGACATAAATATGAATTTGATGAAGGGTATTAAAAAGGTATTTGATCCAAATTTAATTATGAATCCGGGTAAAGTATGCTGTTCATTGGATGATAATAAATAA
- a CDS encoding L-lactate permease codes for MLFLKFLMAILPILWLIVALSKLKMPGYKACTIALILTMGLAMFLWKLNVACTVTGVLEGILNALWPICLVIIAALFTYNLILRTGAMDSIKKMLAGVSIDKRVLILIIGWGFGNFMEGMAGFGTAVAIPASILAGVGLNPFAAVISCLVANTTPTAFGSVGIPLVTLSAVTGVQANVLATNTAIIQSVLCFISPFIMVCIVGGGIKALKGVFPVTLVAALSFTVPSFFTATVLGVELPDIVGSICCMICTIAAAKVFNKKPQKEYCIEINNHNEEKSLSFKESVQAWCPFILIFFMLIMTSTLCAPIHNLISGFKTSVCVYAGQGGNTLTFSWINTPGIIIFIAAIIGGFIQKAKVSLMFELLIDTLKANWKTIVTICAVMATAKTMSYSGMIADIASFLVVITGGAYPLISPLIGAIGSFVTGSGTSTSVLFGGLQVETAQNLGLSGAWMAAANTLGAGIGKMICPQSIAIGASAIDKSGSESKILRSVFKYFVCYVVIAGIVCFLGTFIL; via the coding sequence ATGCTGTTTCTTAAATTTTTAATGGCAATATTACCAATTCTTTGGCTTATCGTTGCATTGAGTAAATTAAAAATGCCCGGTTATAAAGCCTGCACTATTGCACTTATTCTTACAATGGGTTTAGCTATGTTTTTGTGGAAACTTAATGTAGCCTGCACTGTCACAGGAGTATTGGAAGGAATACTCAATGCACTATGGCCAATTTGTCTAGTTATTATTGCAGCTTTATTTACGTATAATTTGATTTTGCGTACAGGTGCGATGGATTCTATAAAAAAGATGCTTGCTGGAGTTTCTATTGATAAAAGAGTTTTAATACTAATTATTGGATGGGGATTCGGAAATTTTATGGAAGGTATGGCTGGGTTTGGAACAGCTGTTGCTATTCCAGCATCTATACTTGCAGGAGTAGGGCTAAATCCATTTGCAGCAGTTATTTCTTGTCTTGTTGCTAACACTACACCAACTGCATTTGGTTCAGTAGGCATACCTTTGGTAACGCTTTCAGCTGTAACTGGAGTTCAAGCTAACGTATTAGCTACAAATACAGCAATAATTCAATCGGTTCTATGTTTTATAAGTCCATTTATTATGGTATGCATTGTAGGCGGTGGAATAAAGGCACTAAAGGGAGTATTTCCAGTTACTTTGGTTGCTGCACTATCATTTACAGTACCTTCATTTTTTACTGCAACAGTACTTGGTGTAGAATTACCTGATATAGTAGGATCAATTTGTTGTATGATATGTACAATTGCTGCTGCAAAAGTATTTAATAAAAAACCTCAGAAAGAATACTGTATTGAAATCAATAATCATAATGAAGAAAAATCTTTATCATTTAAAGAATCAGTACAAGCATGGTGTCCATTTATTTTAATATTCTTTATGTTAATAATGACATCAACATTGTGTGCACCAATTCATAATTTGATTTCAGGTTTCAAAACTAGTGTGTGTGTATATGCCGGTCAGGGAGGAAACACATTGACTTTCAGCTGGATTAATACACCAGGTATAATTATTTTTATTGCTGCCATTATTGGAGGCTTTATTCAAAAGGCAAAAGTATCATTGATGTTTGAGTTATTGATTGATACATTAAAAGCAAATTGGAAAACAATTGTTACAATTTGTGCAGTTATGGCAACAGCAAAGACTATGAGTTATAGTGGGATGATTGCAGATATTGCAAGCTTTTTAGTTGTAATTACAGGTGGAGCATATCCATTAATATCACCACTAATTGGAGCAATTGGATCATTTGTCACAGGTTCTGGAACCTCAACAAGTGTACTCTTTGGAGGCTTGCAAGTAGAGACAGCACAAAATCTTGGACTTTCTGGAGCATGGATGGCAGCTGCAAATACTCTTGGAGCAGGTATTGGAAAAATGATCTGTCCTCAAAGCATTGCAATTGGTGCAAGTGCAATTGATAAGTCTGGTTCTGAAAGTAAAATTTTAAGAAGCGTATTTAAATATTTTGTATGCTACGTAGTTATTGCTGGAATTGTATGCTTCCTTGGAACTTTTATATTATAA
- a CDS encoding electron transfer flavoprotein subunit alpha/FixB family protein, which translates to MKALVFIETCGEKVLGGSLELISTLKELNAEGTAVVAGNREAADTVASFGIPVIFTDTNSDCDTLTKVLSEIIKEQKPDLVLLANTTLAKDLAPRISGRMNLGCVSDVIKIDINDGKTIYTRPAYGGTILENIEVEGTAIVTVRNGSYPKPESGLKKDVTVKSIEVPSDTVKAKIIDVVKEISESVNLEEAKVIVSGGRGMGTAENFKLVEELAEVLGGVVGASRPPIENGWISRAHQVGQSGKIVAPKLYIACGISGATQHTSGMLGSDYIVAINKDEDAPIFEIANVGIVGNVNEILPSMIEEMKKVKAK; encoded by the coding sequence ATGAAAGCATTAGTTTTTATTGAGACATGTGGAGAAAAGGTGCTAGGTGGAAGCCTTGAACTAATCAGTACATTAAAAGAGTTAAATGCAGAAGGAACAGCAGTTGTAGCAGGAAACAGAGAAGCTGCTGATACGGTAGCTTCTTTTGGAATTCCAGTTATTTTTACTGATACAAATTCAGATTGTGATACTTTAACAAAAGTATTATCAGAAATAATAAAAGAACAAAAACCTGATTTAGTACTTTTAGCAAATACAACATTAGCAAAAGATCTTGCACCCCGAATTTCAGGACGTATGAATTTAGGATGCGTTAGTGATGTAATAAAAATTGATATAAATGATGGAAAAACTATATATACTAGACCAGCTTATGGAGGTACAATTCTAGAAAACATAGAAGTTGAAGGTACAGCTATAGTTACAGTTAGAAATGGTAGTTACCCAAAACCAGAATCTGGTTTGAAGAAAGATGTAACAGTGAAATCTATAGAAGTTCCATCAGATACTGTTAAAGCAAAGATTATTGATGTGGTAAAGGAAATTTCTGAATCTGTTAATTTAGAAGAGGCTAAGGTAATTGTTTCTGGTGGACGTGGTATGGGAACTGCAGAGAATTTTAAGTTAGTTGAAGAATTGGCAGAGGTACTTGGCGGTGTTGTGGGGGCATCTAGACCACCTATTGAAAATGGATGGATTTCTCGTGCACATCAAGTTGGTCAATCAGGAAAGATTGTAGCACCAAAACTTTATATTGCATGCGGTATTTCTGGAGCAACACAACATACATCTGGGATGTTAGGATCAGATTATATTGTTGCAATTAATAAAGATGAGGATGCTCCAATTTTTGAAATTGCCAATGTTGGTATTGTTGGAAATGTAAATGAGATTCTTCCTTCTATGATTGAAGAAATGAAGAAAGTAAAAGCCAAATAA